One Alphaproteobacteria bacterium DNA segment encodes these proteins:
- a CDS encoding GTP-binding protein, with the protein MPFRNIAIIAHVDHGKTTLVDQLLRQSGTVRANQQMAERAMDSFDLERERGITILSKCTSVAWRDVRINIVDTPGHADFGGEVERILSMVDGVLILVDAAEGPMPQTKFVTAKALKQGLRPIVVINKADRSDARIDQVHEEIFNLF; encoded by the coding sequence ATGCCTTTTCGCAACATCGCCATCATCGCCCACGTCGACCACGGCAAGACCACGCTGGTCGACCAGCTGCTGCGCCAAAGCGGCACCGTGCGCGCCAACCAGCAAATGGCCGAGCGCGCCATGGACAGCTTCGACCTGGAGCGCGAGCGCGGCATCACCATCCTTTCCAAATGCACCTCGGTGGCCTGGCGGGACGTGCGCATAAACATCGTCGACACTCCCGGCCACGCCGATTTCGGCGGCGAGGTCGAACGGATTCTCAGCATGGTTGACGGCGTGCTGATCCTGGTCGATGCCGCCGAAGGCCCCATGCCACAAACCAAGTTCGTCACCGCCAAGGCGCTCAAGCAGGGTCTCAGACCCATCGTCGTGATCAACAAGGCCGACCGCTCCGACGCCCGCATCGACCAAGTCCACGAGGAAATCTTCAACCTCTTCA